One Numenius arquata chromosome 9, bNumArq3.hap1.1, whole genome shotgun sequence DNA window includes the following coding sequences:
- the GPR148 gene encoding probable G-protein coupled receptor 148, translating into MDFSRCAVVKRANATAQYLRETEFNSSSNLDDASLNYLLEEWSLNPPSTNMKMLLIPPVVCLVAGILIIPTILFVIFSRFSIRQETRYMLLGNALLADLIYLLFYTLSAVLSAAHVHLPKEACVLLLFLLAVAYCGGLFTAAAIVLDTYIAILFPLRYITIMPPSQTKKIIVLLWMYSGAFPGIFFLVLSSTNSFVPSVLEMCSVPVILILTLNGTDAVKLCFWLSTTVIILCLSLIFCCYVILYFKTKQSGIWESICSRASVTFLMHNTVLFFYFFPLLALFIESFFCINVVARLQTGIWVSLTVCNVLMILPKVLFPFLYGLRYREISASLKSIVRRKHLHLVSPAPSLS; encoded by the coding sequence ATGGACTTCTCCAGGTGTGCTGTAGTAAAGAGAGCGAATGCAACTGCACAATACCTCAGGGAGACAGAGTTCAACAGTTCCTCGAATTTGGATGATGCTTCTTTGAACTATTTGCTGGAGGAATGGTCTCTCAATCCACCAAGCACAAACATGAAGATGCTTTTAATCCCTCCAGTTGTCTGCCTTGTGGCAGGTATCCTCATCATTCCTACCATCTTGTTTGTGATCTTCTCTAGGTTTAGCATCCGTCAGGAAACAAGGTACATGCTGCTGGGAAATGCTCTGCTTGCTGATCTGATCTACCTGTTGTTCTACACCCTGTCTGCTGTTCTCAGTGCAGCACATGTCCATCTCCCAAAGGAAGCTTGTGTCCTCCTGTTATTTCTGCTGGCGGTGGCTTACTGTGGAGGATTGTTCACAGCTGCTGCGATAGTCTTGGACACGTACATAgctattttgtttcctttgcgCTACATTACTATTATGCCAccttcacaaacaaaaaaaattattgtattaCTATGGATGTATTCTGGGGCTTTCCCTGGGATTTTCTTCTTGGTGCTATCAAGCACAAACAGCTTTGTGCCCTCTGTCCTGGAAATGTGCTCGGTTCCAGTAATACTAATACTGACTCTGAATGGGACTGATGCTGTGAAACTCTGTTTCTGGCTTTCTACCACGGTTATCATTCTCTGCCTGTCTCTAATATTTTGTTGCTAtgttattctgtattttaaaaccaaacaatcGGGTATATGGGAGAGCATCTGCTCCAGAGCCAGTGTAACATTCTTAATGCACAacactgtgttatttttttacttctttccacTCTTGGCCCTGTTTATAGAATCATTCTTCTGCATTAATGTTGTCGCTAGATTGCAGACTGGAATCTGGGTCTCCCTGACAGTCTGCAATGTCCTGATGATTCTGCCtaaagttttgtttccttttctgtatggGCTTCGATACAGAGAGATCTCAGCATCTCTCAAATCCATTGTCAGAAGGAAGCATCTTCACCTGGTGTCACCTGCTCCATCACTATCCTGA